Proteins encoded within one genomic window of Bradyrhizobium sp. 186:
- a CDS encoding D-TA family PLP-dependent enzyme, producing the protein MTTTLAAKIAREYGTPCAVIDMDRVERNIARIQKACDDAGIANRPHIKTHKNPTIAKMQVAGGAKGITCQKLGEAEIMANAGIDDILISYNLLGEEKMARLGALQAKANMTVAADNSTVVTGLPKAAAASGRPLSVVVECDTGRKRAGVETPAEAIALAREIAASKGLQFAGFMMYPTETGWADAQKFYDEALAGVRAHGLDATIVSTGGTPNLVNLGKLKGGTEHRFGTYIYNDRMQVAAGVATWDDCALHIYSTVVSRAAPERGILDAGSKTLTSDTGGLDGHGLILEHPEARIARFAEEHGFLDLSRSNTRPNVGDVVRIVPNHVCVVVNMMDEVVMVRGEEIIGTLPVAARGKLR; encoded by the coding sequence ATGACAACGACTCTTGCCGCCAAAATCGCCCGCGAATACGGCACGCCTTGCGCCGTCATCGACATGGACAGGGTCGAGCGCAACATCGCGCGGATTCAAAAAGCCTGCGATGACGCCGGAATCGCTAACCGGCCGCACATCAAGACGCACAAGAACCCGACGATCGCGAAGATGCAGGTCGCAGGCGGCGCCAAAGGCATCACCTGCCAGAAACTCGGCGAGGCCGAGATCATGGCCAATGCCGGCATCGACGATATCCTGATCAGCTACAATCTGCTGGGCGAAGAGAAGATGGCGCGGCTCGGCGCACTGCAAGCGAAGGCCAACATGACGGTGGCCGCCGACAATTCGACCGTGGTGACCGGCCTGCCCAAGGCGGCCGCAGCCTCGGGACGCCCGCTCTCTGTCGTCGTCGAATGCGATACGGGGCGCAAGCGCGCCGGCGTCGAGACGCCGGCCGAAGCGATTGCGCTCGCGCGCGAGATCGCCGCATCCAAGGGGCTGCAATTCGCGGGCTTCATGATGTATCCGACCGAGACCGGCTGGGCCGACGCGCAGAAATTCTATGACGAGGCGCTTGCCGGCGTCCGCGCCCACGGACTCGACGCCACCATCGTCTCCACCGGAGGCACGCCGAACCTCGTCAACCTCGGCAAGCTCAAGGGCGGCACCGAACATCGCTTCGGCACCTATATCTACAACGACCGCATGCAGGTCGCGGCCGGCGTCGCCACCTGGGACGACTGCGCGCTGCACATCTATTCGACAGTGGTGAGCCGCGCCGCGCCCGAGCGCGGCATCCTCGACGCCGGCTCGAAGACGCTGACGTCGGACACCGGCGGGCTCGACGGCCACGGCCTGATCCTGGAGCATCCCGAAGCCAGGATCGCGCGCTTCGCCGAGGAGCACGGCTTTCTCGACCTCTCCCGCAGCAACACGCGGCCGAATGTCGGCGACGTCGTGCGCATCGTGCCGAACCACGTCTGCGTCGTCGTCAACATGATGGACGAGGTGGTGATGGTGCGCGGCGAGGAGATCATCGGCACGCTGCCGGTCGCGGCACGGGGGAAGCTGCGGTAG
- a CDS encoding ATP-binding cassette domain-containing protein, with amino-acid sequence MAPPLIQLKDIKLTFGGTPLLSGVELNVATGERVCLIGRNGSGKSTLLKIAAGIVEADGGTRFVQPGSTVRYLPQEPDFGDHKTTLAYVEAGLAPGDDQHQAHYLLEQLGLTGNENPANLSGGEARRAALACVLAPSPDILLLDEPTNHLDLSTIEWLEKELDSRRSALVLISHDRRFLTNLSRSTAWLDRGRIKQIDRGFAAFEAWRDEVLAEEERDQHKLDRKIVDEEHWLRHGVSGRRKRNVKRLGNLHALRDQRRDYRGTAGSANLAAAEAEQSGKLVIEAKGVTKAFGERMIVDNFSTRIQRGDRLGIIGPNGAGKTTLVNLLTGAAEPDSGTVRLGANLEMATLDQHRESLDPKTTLAEALTGGRGDQIMVGGKAKHVVGYMKDFLFAQEQRGTPLEVLSGGERGRLMLARALAKPSNLLVLDEPTNDLDLETLDVLEDMLGDYEGTVILISHDRDFLDRVVTSVIAPEGNSKWIEYAGGYSDMLTQRGADLTRETAKAQPAAEKKEDRPTAPAAAPKRRLSFNEKHALETLPRKVETLHADIAKLQRVLDDPNLYAKDRKKFDDTSAAIAKAHEELSAAENRWLELEMLREEIEQA; translated from the coding sequence ATGGCGCCGCCGCTGATTCAACTGAAAGACATCAAGCTGACGTTTGGCGGCACGCCGCTGCTGAGCGGCGTCGAGCTCAACGTCGCAACTGGCGAGCGGGTCTGCCTGATCGGCCGCAACGGCTCGGGCAAATCGACGCTGCTGAAGATCGCGGCCGGCATCGTCGAAGCCGACGGTGGCACGCGCTTCGTTCAGCCAGGGTCGACGGTTCGCTATTTGCCACAGGAGCCGGACTTCGGCGACCACAAGACCACGCTCGCCTATGTCGAGGCGGGGCTTGCGCCCGGCGACGACCAGCACCAGGCCCACTATCTGCTGGAGCAGCTTGGGCTAACCGGCAACGAGAATCCCGCAAACCTCTCCGGCGGCGAGGCCCGCCGCGCGGCGCTGGCGTGCGTGCTGGCGCCCTCTCCAGACATTTTATTGTTGGACGAGCCGACCAACCATCTGGATCTTTCCACGATCGAGTGGCTGGAAAAGGAGCTCGACAGCCGCCGCAGCGCGCTGGTCTTGATCAGCCACGACCGCCGCTTCCTCACCAATCTCTCCCGCTCGACCGCCTGGCTAGATCGCGGCAGGATCAAGCAGATCGACCGTGGCTTTGCCGCGTTCGAAGCCTGGCGCGACGAGGTGCTGGCGGAGGAAGAGCGCGACCAGCACAAGCTCGACCGCAAGATCGTCGACGAGGAGCACTGGCTGCGCCACGGCGTCTCCGGCCGGCGCAAGCGCAACGTCAAGCGGCTCGGCAATCTGCACGCGCTGCGCGACCAGCGGCGCGACTATCGCGGCACCGCCGGCAGCGCCAATCTCGCAGCCGCCGAAGCGGAGCAATCCGGTAAGCTGGTGATCGAGGCGAAGGGCGTCACCAAGGCCTTTGGCGAGCGCATGATCGTCGACAATTTCTCGACCCGCATCCAGCGTGGCGACCGGCTCGGCATCATCGGGCCAAACGGCGCCGGCAAGACCACGCTGGTCAATCTTTTGACCGGCGCGGCGGAGCCGGACTCCGGCACCGTGCGGCTCGGCGCCAATCTGGAGATGGCAACGCTCGACCAGCACCGCGAGAGCCTCGATCCCAAAACGACGTTGGCGGAGGCCCTGACCGGCGGCCGCGGCGACCAGATCATGGTCGGCGGCAAAGCCAAGCACGTCGTCGGCTACATGAAGGATTTTCTATTCGCGCAGGAGCAGCGCGGCACGCCACTGGAAGTGCTCTCGGGCGGCGAGCGCGGCCGGCTGATGCTGGCGCGCGCGCTGGCGAAACCATCGAACCTGCTGGTGCTGGACGAGCCGACCAACGATCTCGACCTCGAAACGCTCGACGTGCTCGAAGACATGCTCGGCGACTACGAGGGCACGGTCATCCTGATCAGCCACGACCGCGACTTCCTCGACCGCGTCGTCACCTCAGTGATCGCGCCCGAGGGCAACAGCAAGTGGATCGAATATGCCGGCGGCTACAGTGACATGCTGACGCAACGCGGCGCCGACCTCACGCGCGAGACGGCGAAGGCGCAGCCGGCTGCGGAGAAGAAAGAGGATCGGCCCACAGCTCCCGCTGCCGCGCCAAAACGGCGCCTGAGTTTTAACGAGAAGCACGCGCTCGAAACCCTCCCGAGGAAGGTCGAGACGCTTCACGCCGACATCGCCAAGCTGCAGCGCGTGCTGGACGATCCCAATCTCTATGCCAAGGATCGTAAGAAATTCGACGACACGTCGGCAGCGATCGCCAAGGCACATGAAGAGCTTTCGGCTGCCGAGAACCGCTGGCTCGAACTGGAAATGCTCCGCGAAGAGATTGAACAGGCCTAG
- a CDS encoding YaiI/YqxD family protein, producing the protein MADTPNTTRIYVDADACPVKDEIYRVASRHGLPVSVVAGNFIRVPPDPLIERIAAGAGMDAADDWIAERAGPGDVVVTSDIPLASRCVKAGADVIAPNGKPFTEQSIGMTLAVRNLMTDLRSAGEVTGGPRSFAPRDRSAFLSALDQTLRRIQRRRADQAATSQG; encoded by the coding sequence ATGGCTGACACCCCGAACACCACCCGCATCTATGTCGACGCCGACGCCTGTCCCGTGAAGGATGAGATCTATCGCGTCGCCAGCCGGCACGGCTTGCCCGTCAGCGTGGTTGCGGGGAATTTCATTCGCGTACCCCCCGATCCCCTGATCGAGCGCATCGCCGCCGGTGCCGGCATGGATGCCGCCGACGACTGGATCGCGGAGCGTGCCGGTCCCGGTGACGTCGTCGTCACCTCTGACATTCCGCTCGCCAGCCGCTGCGTAAAGGCGGGCGCCGACGTGATCGCGCCGAACGGCAAGCCATTCACGGAACAGTCGATCGGCATGACGCTCGCGGTGCGCAATTTGATGACAGATTTGCGCTCGGCGGGCGAAGTGACCGGCGGCCCGAGATCGTTCGCGCCGCGCGACCGCTCGGCATTTCTTTCGGCGCTCGACCAGACGCTGCGCCGGATCCAGCGCCGCCGCGCCGATCAGGCTGCAACGAGTCAGGGCTGA
- a CDS encoding xanthine dehydrogenase family protein molybdopterin-binding subunit: protein MQEHTKSSTLENAIALQKYGVGQPVRRKEDDTLVRGKGRYTDDFNLPGQAHAVVVRSTHAHGVIRGINTDAAKALPGVLGVWTGTDLDAAGYGPFTCGLPLKSRDGSPLLQTNRQPLATDKVRFVGDPIAFVVAETLAQARDAAEAVEVDIDPLPAVTDPEEAAKPGAPQLYDHIPNNVALDYHYGDMDKVDAAFASAAHVTRVDIENTRVAVVSMEPRVGLASYDKKAERYTLQVPTQGVAGNRANLAKNLKVPNEKVRILTANVGGSFGMKNINYPEYMCILYAAKALGRPVKWLDERSTSFLSDSHGRAQKIHAELALDAEGHFLAAKLEGYGNLGAYITGVAPGPLSLNTGKNFSSVYRTPLMGIDIKTVLTNTTLMGAYRGAGRPEANYYMERLIDRAADEMGINRLTLRKRNFIKPNQMPFPASSGVTYDSGDFQAVFNKALEISDHENFAKRKKESKKAGKLRGIAVGSYLEVTAPPSAELGKIVFDPDGSVQLITGTLDYGQGHATPFAQVLCAQLGVPFESVKLVQGDSDIVHTGNGTGGSRSITATGMAIVEASKLVIEKGKRAAAHMMEASEADIEFEGGSFTIAGTDRSIDIMELAKRLHDGKVPDGVPDTLDVDHTSEPVPSAFPNGCHVAEVEIDPDTGVVQIVRYSAVNDFGTVINPMLVAGQLHGGVVQGIGQALMEQIRYDESGQPITGSLMDYALPRAEDVPNMTVGDHPVPAKSNPLGTKGCGEAGCAGSMSTVVNAVVDALSDYGIKHIDMPLTPERVWRAIQDAKGAV from the coding sequence ATGCAAGAACACACCAAATCATCCACGCTCGAAAACGCTATCGCGCTGCAAAAATATGGCGTCGGGCAGCCGGTCCGCCGCAAGGAGGACGACACCCTGGTGCGCGGCAAGGGCCGCTACACCGACGATTTCAACCTGCCCGGCCAAGCCCATGCCGTGGTCGTCCGCTCGACCCATGCCCATGGCGTCATTCGCGGCATCAACACCGACGCCGCCAAGGCGCTGCCGGGCGTGCTGGGGGTATGGACCGGAACCGACCTCGATGCCGCCGGCTATGGTCCCTTCACCTGCGGCCTGCCGCTGAAGAGCCGTGACGGCTCGCCCCTGCTCCAGACCAACCGCCAGCCGCTGGCGACCGACAAGGTCCGCTTCGTCGGCGATCCCATCGCCTTCGTGGTGGCGGAGACGTTGGCCCAGGCGCGCGATGCGGCCGAGGCCGTCGAAGTCGACATCGACCCGCTGCCGGCCGTGACTGATCCTGAGGAAGCCGCCAAGCCGGGCGCGCCGCAACTCTATGATCACATCCCGAACAATGTCGCGCTCGACTATCACTATGGCGACATGGACAAGGTCGACGCCGCCTTCGCCAGCGCCGCCCATGTGACCAGGGTCGACATCGAGAACACCCGTGTCGCCGTGGTGTCGATGGAGCCGCGCGTGGGACTTGCCTCCTATGACAAGAAGGCCGAGCGCTACACTCTCCAGGTGCCGACGCAGGGGGTGGCGGGCAACCGCGCCAATCTCGCCAAGAACCTGAAAGTGCCGAACGAGAAGGTGCGCATTCTCACCGCCAATGTCGGCGGCTCCTTCGGGATGAAGAACATCAACTATCCCGAATACATGTGCATCCTGTACGCGGCGAAGGCACTTGGTCGCCCGGTGAAGTGGCTCGACGAGCGCTCGACCAGCTTCCTGTCCGACAGCCATGGCCGCGCCCAAAAGATCCATGCCGAGCTTGCGCTCGATGCCGAGGGACATTTCTTGGCGGCCAAGCTCGAAGGCTACGGCAATCTCGGCGCCTACATCACCGGCGTTGCACCCGGCCCGCTCTCGCTCAACACCGGCAAGAACTTTTCCAGCGTCTATCGCACGCCGCTGATGGGCATCGACATCAAGACGGTCTTGACCAACACCACACTGATGGGCGCGTATCGCGGTGCCGGCCGGCCCGAGGCGAACTATTACATGGAGCGGCTGATCGACCGTGCCGCCGACGAAATGGGCATCAACCGGCTGACCCTGCGCAAGCGCAACTTCATCAAGCCGAACCAGATGCCGTTCCCGGCCTCCTCCGGCGTCACCTATGACAGCGGCGACTTCCAGGCGGTGTTCAACAAGGCGCTCGAAATCTCCGACCATGAGAATTTCGCCAAGCGCAAGAAGGAGAGCAAGAAGGCCGGCAAGCTGCGCGGCATCGCGGTCGGCTCCTATCTCGAGGTCACCGCGCCGCCGAGCGCCGAGCTCGGCAAGATCGTGTTCGACCCTGATGGCAGCGTGCAGCTCATCACCGGTACGCTCGATTACGGCCAGGGTCATGCGACCCCGTTCGCGCAGGTGCTGTGCGCGCAGCTCGGCGTGCCCTTCGAGAGCGTCAAGCTGGTGCAGGGCGACAGCGACATCGTCCACACCGGCAACGGCACCGGCGGCTCGCGCTCGATCACCGCGACCGGCATGGCGATCGTGGAGGCTTCCAAGCTCGTGATCGAGAAGGGCAAGCGCGCCGCGGCGCATATGATGGAAGCGTCCGAAGCCGACATCGAGTTCGAAGGCGGCAGCTTCACCATCGCCGGCACCGATCGCAGCATCGACATCATGGAGCTCGCCAAGCGCCTGCATGACGGCAAGGTGCCGGACGGCGTGCCCGATACGCTCGACGTCGATCACACCAGCGAGCCGGTGCCGTCGGCCTTCCCGAACGGCTGCCACGTCGCCGAGGTCGAGATCGATCCGGACACCGGCGTGGTTCAGATCGTGCGCTACAGCGCCGTGAACGATTTCGGCACGGTGATCAACCCGATGCTGGTCGCGGGCCAGCTCCATGGCGGCGTCGTCCAGGGCATCGGCCAGGCGCTGATGGAGCAGATCCGTTATGACGAGAGCGGCCAGCCGATCACGGGCTCGCTGATGGACTACGCGCTGCCGCGCGCGGAGGACGTGCCAAACATGACGGTCGGCGACCACCCCGTGCCGGCCAAGAGCAACCCCTTGGGCACCAAGGGCTGCGGCGAAGCCGGCTGCGCCGGCAGCATGTCGACGGTGGTGAATGCGGTGGTCGATGCACTCTCCGACTACGGCATCAAGCACATCGACATGCCGTTGACCCCGGAGCGCGTCTGGCGCGCAATCCAGGACGCGAAGGGGGCGGTGTGA
- a CDS encoding Ppx/GppA phosphatase family protein: protein MNDHTRLRDGHVPHGELEGSMAAVAFAAEPAVPAQAAGTGVYAALDLGTNNCRLLIACPTDDGFRVVDSFSRIIRLGEGVSATGCISEAAIERAIVALSICRDKINLRKARRLRLIATEACRAASNAEGFRSRVAAETGIELEVINRETEAALAVLGCAPLVDQRGRGAILFDIGGGSTELVRIERDPTGEDPEPRIKGWMSIPLGVVTLAEQFGGRNVTPEIYAAMEQEVANHVAPFAEEHGRDLADTHLLGTSGTVTTLAGIHLNLVRYDRRRIDSIWMNDTDITATISKLLGMSYEERAANSCISFERADLVLAGCAILDAIRRAFPLPRLRVADRGLREGMLVEMMREDGALRSW from the coding sequence ATGAATGACCACACGCGGCTCCGCGATGGCCATGTGCCGCACGGTGAGCTCGAGGGGTCGATGGCGGCGGTGGCATTCGCCGCCGAACCGGCCGTCCCCGCGCAGGCGGCGGGAACCGGCGTCTATGCGGCGCTGGACCTCGGCACCAACAATTGCAGGCTCCTGATCGCCTGTCCGACCGACGACGGCTTTCGCGTGGTCGATTCCTTCTCGCGCATCATCCGGCTCGGCGAGGGGGTCTCGGCGACCGGCTGCATCAGCGAGGCCGCGATCGAGCGCGCCATCGTGGCGCTCAGCATCTGCCGGGACAAGATCAATCTGCGGAAAGCGCGGCGGCTGCGGCTGATCGCCACCGAAGCCTGTCGCGCGGCCTCGAACGCGGAAGGCTTTCGCAGCCGCGTCGCGGCCGAGACCGGGATCGAGCTCGAGGTGATCAACCGCGAGACCGAGGCTGCACTCGCCGTGCTCGGCTGCGCGCCGCTTGTCGACCAGAGAGGACGTGGTGCGATCCTGTTCGACATCGGCGGCGGCTCGACCGAGCTGGTGCGCATTGAGCGCGATCCGACGGGGGAGGATCCGGAGCCGCGGATAAAGGGCTGGATGTCGATCCCACTCGGCGTGGTCACGCTCGCCGAGCAGTTCGGCGGCCGTAACGTGACGCCGGAGATTTATGCCGCGATGGAGCAGGAGGTCGCGAATCATGTCGCGCCGTTTGCCGAGGAGCATGGCCGCGATCTCGCCGACACGCATCTCTTGGGTACGTCAGGCACCGTGACGACGCTTGCCGGCATTCATCTCAACCTCGTGCGATATGACCGCCGCCGCATCGACAGCATCTGGATGAACGATACCGACATCACCGCGACCATCAGCAAGCTGCTCGGCATGAGCTACGAGGAGCGCGCGGCCAACAGCTGTATCAGCTTCGAGCGCGCCGATCTCGTGCTCGCCGGCTGCGCCATTCTCGACGCGATCCGCCGCGCCTTTCCACTGCCGCGCCTGCGCGTCGCCGACCGGGGCCTGCGCGAGGGCATGCTGGTCGAGATGATGCGCGAGGACGGCGCGCTCAGGAGCTGGTGA
- a CDS encoding RlmE family RNA methyltransferase: MAKDTTGRLHVQVKTGGKRKLSSKLWLERQLNDPYVVKAKALGYRSRAAFKLLEIDDKFRLLKPGMAVVDLGAAPGGWSQIAAKRVGSVDGKGKVVAIDLLEMPEIPGVEFAQLDFMSNDAPDKLNAMLGGGADVVMSDMAANTTGHRKTDQLRIVGLIETAAAFACDVLKPGGAFLAKTFQSGADAELLAQLKRDFATVRHVKPAASRQDSSERYVLATGFRGGSQ; encoded by the coding sequence ATGGCCAAGGACACCACCGGCCGCTTGCACGTCCAGGTCAAGACCGGCGGCAAGCGCAAATTGTCGTCAAAGCTCTGGCTGGAACGGCAGCTCAACGATCCCTATGTCGTCAAGGCCAAGGCGCTGGGCTATCGCTCGCGCGCGGCGTTCAAGCTGCTCGAGATCGACGACAAGTTTCGCCTGCTGAAGCCTGGCATGGCCGTGGTCGACCTCGGCGCGGCGCCCGGCGGCTGGAGCCAGATCGCGGCCAAGCGCGTCGGTTCCGTCGACGGCAAGGGCAAGGTCGTCGCGATCGATCTGTTGGAGATGCCGGAGATTCCCGGCGTCGAGTTCGCGCAGCTCGATTTCATGAGCAATGACGCACCGGACAAGCTCAACGCCATGCTCGGCGGCGGCGCCGACGTCGTGATGTCCGACATGGCCGCCAACACCACCGGCCATCGCAAGACCGACCAGCTCCGCATCGTCGGCCTGATCGAGACCGCAGCTGCCTTTGCCTGCGACGTGCTGAAGCCGGGCGGGGCGTTTCTGGCCAAGACTTTCCAGAGCGGCGCCGACGCCGAACTGCTCGCCCAGCTCAAGCGCGATTTTGCGACGGTGCGCCACGTCAAGCCTGCCGCCAGCCGGCAGGACTCGTCGGAGCGTTACGTGCTCGCGACGGGATTCCGGGGCGGCTCGCAATGA
- a CDS encoding MFS transporter, whose protein sequence is MLDKQRVIPLIVATALFMENMDSTVIATSLPAIAADIGTSPLTLKLAITSYLLSLAVFIPASGWTADRFGARMVFAIAVGVFMVGSVGCALSTSVTDFVFARILQGMGGAMMTPVGRLVLLRSVDKSALVNAMAWVTVPALIGPVIGPPLGGFITTYASWHWIFLINIPIGLLGIFMALRFIDPIKSEEREPFDLYGMVLAGIGLAGIAFGLSVAGLNLLPWSTIVALVAGGSISMTLYVLHARRTGSPVLDFTLLKLPTLRAAILGGFLFRLGIGALPFLLPLLMQIGFGLSPFKSGLVTFGSSLGAMGMKALAARIIRAFGFRNLMTVNAIISAVFLAACALFTVTTPLLIIMIILVVGGFFRSLEFTAINTVAYAEVETAQMSRATTLVSVNQQLAVSAGVAVGAASVETTMWLSHVSELNATVFAPAFVVVALTSAASSWFFWQMPDDAGHEISGRKAVEIASRKGAAKSAASAAVKTATEDTQDARDQRLG, encoded by the coding sequence ATGCTCGACAAGCAACGCGTCATTCCGCTGATCGTGGCCACCGCCCTGTTCATGGAGAACATGGACTCGACGGTGATCGCCACCTCGCTGCCGGCGATTGCGGCCGACATCGGTACCAGTCCGCTGACGCTCAAGCTCGCGATCACCTCCTATCTGCTGTCGCTCGCGGTGTTCATCCCGGCGAGCGGCTGGACCGCCGACAGGTTCGGCGCGCGGATGGTGTTCGCGATCGCAGTCGGCGTGTTCATGGTCGGCTCGGTCGGCTGCGCGCTCTCGACGTCGGTCACCGATTTCGTGTTCGCACGCATCCTCCAGGGCATGGGCGGGGCGATGATGACCCCGGTCGGACGCCTCGTGCTGCTGCGCTCGGTCGACAAGAGCGCGCTGGTCAATGCCATGGCCTGGGTGACGGTCCCTGCCCTCATCGGTCCCGTGATCGGGCCGCCGCTCGGCGGCTTCATCACCACCTACGCGTCCTGGCACTGGATCTTCCTGATCAACATCCCGATCGGGCTGCTCGGCATCTTCATGGCGCTCCGTTTCATCGATCCGATCAAGAGCGAGGAACGAGAGCCGTTCGATCTCTACGGCATGGTGCTCGCGGGAATCGGGCTCGCCGGCATCGCGTTCGGGCTGTCGGTTGCCGGCCTCAATCTGTTGCCGTGGAGCACGATCGTCGCCCTGGTCGCGGGTGGATCGATCTCGATGACGCTGTATGTCCTTCACGCCCGGCGGACGGGATCGCCAGTGCTGGACTTTACGCTGCTGAAGCTGCCGACACTGCGCGCGGCCATTTTGGGCGGTTTCCTGTTCCGGCTCGGCATCGGCGCGCTGCCGTTCCTGTTGCCGCTGCTGATGCAGATCGGCTTCGGCCTGTCGCCGTTCAAGTCCGGCCTCGTCACGTTTGGCTCTTCGCTCGGCGCCATGGGCATGAAGGCGCTCGCCGCGCGCATCATCCGCGCCTTCGGCTTCCGCAACCTGATGACGGTGAACGCGATCATCAGCGCGGTTTTCCTCGCCGCCTGTGCGCTCTTCACGGTGACGACGCCGCTGCTCATCATCATGATCATCCTGGTGGTGGGCGGCTTCTTCCGTTCGCTCGAGTTCACCGCGATCAATACGGTTGCCTATGCAGAGGTCGAGACCGCGCAGATGAGCCGCGCCACCACGCTCGTCAGTGTCAACCAGCAGCTCGCGGTCTCCGCCGGCGTCGCCGTCGGCGCCGCGTCGGTGGAGACGACGATGTGGCTCAGCCACGTCAGCGAGCTCAACGCCACCGTGTTCGCGCCGGCCTTCGTCGTGGTCGCGCTGACCTCGGCGGCATCGAGCTGGTTCTTCTGGCAGATGCCGGACGACGCCGGCCACGAGATCTCCGGCCGCAAGGCGGTGGAGATCGCGAGCCGCAAGGGTGCGGCGAAGAGCGCGGCGAGTGCCGCCGTCAAGACGGCGACGGAGGATACCCAGGACGCGCGGGATCAGCGGCTGGGGTAG
- the guaB gene encoding IMP dehydrogenase: MATVQLQGIREAFTFDDVLLKPGLSDVMPGEVDIRSRVTRAIPLNIPIMASAMDTVTEARMAIAMAQAGGIGVIHRNFDPEGQAAQVRQVKRYESGMVVNPLTISPDATLDDALKLMSDHGISGIPVVTGAGKSTPGKLVGILTNRDVRFATDRQQKVSELMTHEGLVTVRENVSQDEARRMLHQHRIEKLLVVDDQYRCVGLITVKDMEKAVAHPLACKDAQGRLRVAAATTVGDTGFERTERLIDAGVDLVVVDTAHGHSRHVLHAVNRIKRLSNSVQVVAGNVATAEGTQALIDSGADCIKVGIGPGSICTTRIVAGVGVPQLTAIMDAVEAAKKSDIPVIADGGIKFSGDLAKALAAGADIAMVGSLLAGTDETPGEVFLWQGRSYKAYRGMGSVGAMARGSADRYFQQDIKDTLKLVPEGIEGQVPYKGPVGNVMHQLAGGLRAAMGYVGARDLNELHSKSQFVRITGAGLRESHVHDVTITRESPNYPGGG; encoded by the coding sequence ATGGCCACGGTGCAACTTCAAGGCATCCGCGAAGCCTTTACGTTCGACGACGTGCTGTTGAAGCCGGGCCTGTCGGACGTCATGCCGGGCGAAGTCGACATCCGCTCCCGCGTCACTCGCGCCATTCCGCTCAACATCCCGATCATGGCGTCCGCCATGGACACGGTCACCGAAGCCCGCATGGCGATCGCCATGGCGCAGGCAGGCGGCATCGGCGTCATCCATCGCAATTTCGACCCGGAAGGGCAGGCCGCCCAGGTCCGGCAGGTCAAGCGATACGAGTCGGGCATGGTGGTGAACCCGCTCACCATCAGCCCCGATGCTACGCTTGACGATGCGCTGAAGCTGATGAGCGATCACGGCATCTCCGGCATTCCCGTCGTCACCGGCGCAGGCAAGTCGACGCCGGGCAAGCTGGTCGGCATCCTCACCAACCGCGACGTGCGGTTCGCGACCGACCGCCAGCAAAAAGTCTCCGAGCTGATGACGCACGAAGGTCTCGTCACCGTGCGTGAGAATGTCAGCCAGGACGAGGCGAGGCGGATGCTGCACCAGCATCGCATCGAAAAGCTGCTCGTCGTCGACGACCAGTATCGCTGCGTCGGCCTGATCACCGTGAAGGACATGGAGAAGGCGGTCGCCCATCCGCTCGCCTGCAAGGACGCGCAGGGCCGCCTGCGGGTCGCCGCCGCCACCACCGTCGGCGATACCGGCTTCGAGCGCACCGAGCGGCTGATCGATGCCGGCGTCGACCTCGTCGTCGTCGACACCGCGCACGGCCATTCCCGTCACGTGCTTCACGCCGTGAACCGCATCAAGCGCCTGTCCAATTCGGTGCAGGTCGTCGCCGGCAACGTCGCGACAGCTGAGGGTACGCAGGCGCTGATCGATTCGGGCGCCGATTGCATCAAGGTCGGCATCGGCCCGGGCTCGATCTGCACCACGCGCATCGTTGCCGGCGTCGGCGTGCCGCAGCTCACCGCGATCATGGATGCGGTGGAAGCGGCAAAGAAGTCGGACATCCCCGTGATCGCCGACGGCGGCATCAAGTTCTCCGGCGACCTCGCCAAGGCGCTCGCCGCCGGCGCTGACATCGCCATGGTCGGCTCGCTGCTGGCCGGCACCGACGAGACGCCCGGCGAGGTGTTCTTGTGGCAGGGCCGCTCCTACAAGGCCTATCGCGGCATGGGTTCCGTCGGCGCGATGGCGCGCGGATCGGCCGACCGCTACTTCCAGCAGGACATCAAGGACACGCTCAAGCTCGTGCCCGAAGGCATCGAGGGCCAGGTGCCCTACAAGGGCCCGGTCGGCAACGTCATGCATCAGCTCGCCGGCGGCTTGCGTGCCGCGATGGGCTATGTCGGTGCCCGCGACCTCAACGAGCTGCATTCCAAGTCGCAGTTCGTCCGCATCACCGGCGCCGGCCTGCGCGAGAGCCACGTCCACGACGTGACCATCACACGCGAAAGCCCGAACTATCCGGGCGGGGGCTAG